One Clupea harengus chromosome 3, Ch_v2.0.2, whole genome shotgun sequence DNA window includes the following coding sequences:
- the tsg101a gene encoding tumor susceptibility 101a isoform X2, with the protein MAVVIDSALKKTLKQYKYRDLTVREITNVISQYKDLKPVMDAYVFNDGSSRDLMSLTGTVPVSYRGNVYNIPVCLWLLDTYPFNPPICFVKPTSSMMIKTGKHIDANGKIYLPYLHEWKHPQSDLYGLIQVMIVVFGEEPPVFSRPTTQPPYQAFQATGPPNQSYLPAGSPYGPNPNPGGYPAYSYPGGPSYPSTAGPGHYGSQTPGPAVGPNRDGTIGEDTIRASLVSAVSDKLRWRMKEEMDRAQAELDALKRTEEDLKKGHQKLEEMVSRLDQEVAEVDRNIDLLKRKDEELSDALEKMENQSENNDIDDVIIPTAPLYKQILNLYAEENAIEDTIFYLGEALRRGVIDLEVFLKHVRLLSRKQFQLRALMQKARKTAGLSDLY; encoded by the exons ATGGCTGTTGTCATCGATAGTGCGCTGAAGAAAACATTAAAG CAATACAAGTACAGGGACTTGACTGTCCGGGAAATAACCAATGTTATCTCACAGTACAAGGACCTGAAGCCTGTGATGGATGCCTATG TGTTCAACGATGGCTCCTCCAGAGATCTGATGAGTCTAACTGGAACAGTCCCTGTCAGCTACAGAG GTAATGTGTACAACATCCCTGTGTGCCTGTGGCTGTTGGACACCTATCCATTCAATCCTCCCATCTGCTTTGTGAAGCCCACCAGTTCCATGATGATCAAGACAGGCAAACACATTGATGCCAACGGCAAGATCTACCTGCCCTACCTGCATGAGTGGAAACAC CCCCAGTCAGACCTGTACGGGCTGATCCAGGTGATGATCGTGGTGTTTGGTGAGGAGCCCCCAGTGTTCTCGCGGCCCACCACCCAGCCCCCATACCAGGCCTTCCAGGCCACAGGCCCCCCTAACC agtCCTACCTGCCAGCGGGGTCTCCTTATGGGCCAAACCCTAACCCAGG TGGGTATCCTGCATACTCGTATCCTGGTGGACCCTCCTATCCCTCTACAGCTGGCCCAGGCCACTATGGCTCTCAGACTCCTGGACCGGCTGTGG ggCCAAACCGTGACGGCACAATCGGCGAGGACACCATCCGGGCATCGCTGGTGTCGGCGGTGAGCGATAAGCTGCGCTggaggatgaaggaggagatGGACCGTGCCCAGGCCGAGCTGGACGCTCTCAAGAGGACCGAGGAGGACCTGAAGAAGGGACACCAGAAGCTGGAGGAGATGGTGTCACGCCTGGATCAGGAAGTG gctGAAGTGGACAGGAACATAGATCTCTTGAAGAGGAAGGACGAGGAGCTGAGCGACGCTTTGGAGAAAATGGAGAACCAATCGGAGAACAACGACATAGACGACGTCATCATTCCCACGGCACCCCTCTACAAGCAGATCCTGAACCTTTACGCTGAGGAGAACGCCATCGAAGATACCATCTTCTACCTGGGCGAGGCATTGCGGCGCGGAGTCATCGACCTGGAGGTTTTCCTGAAG CACGTGCGCCTGCTGTCCCGCAAGCAGTTCCAGTTGCGTGCCCTGATGCAGAAAGCCCGCAAGACCGCAGGCCTGAGTGACCTCTACTGA
- the tsg101a gene encoding tumor susceptibility 101a isoform X1, producing MAVVIDSALKKTLKQYKYRDLTVREITNVISQYKDLKPVMDAYVFNDGSSRDLMSLTGTVPVSYRGNVYNIPVCLWLLDTYPFNPPICFVKPTSSMMIKTGKHIDANGKIYLPYLHEWKHPQSDLYGLIQVMIVVFGEEPPVFSRPTTQPPYQAFQATGPPNREALWNMQCRSVPADGALSMYPGMSITPLSPSESYLPAGSPYGPNPNPGGYPAYSYPGGPSYPSTAGPGHYGSQTPGPAVGPNRDGTIGEDTIRASLVSAVSDKLRWRMKEEMDRAQAELDALKRTEEDLKKGHQKLEEMVSRLDQEVAEVDRNIDLLKRKDEELSDALEKMENQSENNDIDDVIIPTAPLYKQILNLYAEENAIEDTIFYLGEALRRGVIDLEVFLKHVRLLSRKQFQLRALMQKARKTAGLSDLY from the exons ATGGCTGTTGTCATCGATAGTGCGCTGAAGAAAACATTAAAG CAATACAAGTACAGGGACTTGACTGTCCGGGAAATAACCAATGTTATCTCACAGTACAAGGACCTGAAGCCTGTGATGGATGCCTATG TGTTCAACGATGGCTCCTCCAGAGATCTGATGAGTCTAACTGGAACAGTCCCTGTCAGCTACAGAG GTAATGTGTACAACATCCCTGTGTGCCTGTGGCTGTTGGACACCTATCCATTCAATCCTCCCATCTGCTTTGTGAAGCCCACCAGTTCCATGATGATCAAGACAGGCAAACACATTGATGCCAACGGCAAGATCTACCTGCCCTACCTGCATGAGTGGAAACAC CCCCAGTCAGACCTGTACGGGCTGATCCAGGTGATGATCGTGGTGTTTGGTGAGGAGCCCCCAGTGTTCTCGCGGCCCACCACCCAGCCCCCATACCAGGCCTTCCAGGCCACAGGCCCCCCTAACC GTGAGGCCCTATGGAACATGCAGTGCCGTTCTGTGCCTGCAGATGGCGCCCTCAGTATGTACCCTGGTATGTCTATAacgcctctctctccttcagagtCCTACCTGCCAGCGGGGTCTCCTTATGGGCCAAACCCTAACCCAGG TGGGTATCCTGCATACTCGTATCCTGGTGGACCCTCCTATCCCTCTACAGCTGGCCCAGGCCACTATGGCTCTCAGACTCCTGGACCGGCTGTGG ggCCAAACCGTGACGGCACAATCGGCGAGGACACCATCCGGGCATCGCTGGTGTCGGCGGTGAGCGATAAGCTGCGCTggaggatgaaggaggagatGGACCGTGCCCAGGCCGAGCTGGACGCTCTCAAGAGGACCGAGGAGGACCTGAAGAAGGGACACCAGAAGCTGGAGGAGATGGTGTCACGCCTGGATCAGGAAGTG gctGAAGTGGACAGGAACATAGATCTCTTGAAGAGGAAGGACGAGGAGCTGAGCGACGCTTTGGAGAAAATGGAGAACCAATCGGAGAACAACGACATAGACGACGTCATCATTCCCACGGCACCCCTCTACAAGCAGATCCTGAACCTTTACGCTGAGGAGAACGCCATCGAAGATACCATCTTCTACCTGGGCGAGGCATTGCGGCGCGGAGTCATCGACCTGGAGGTTTTCCTGAAG CACGTGCGCCTGCTGTCCCGCAAGCAGTTCCAGTTGCGTGCCCTGATGCAGAAAGCCCGCAAGACCGCAGGCCTGAGTGACCTCTACTGA